The following DNA comes from Sulfitobacter sp. HNIBRBA3233.
CGAAACGCATCCTCCCGTCGGAAAACCGTTCGTAGCTGTAGTCCTTGCCCGCGTTCTTGAGAAAGGAATTTTCGTCAGTGAAAAATGCCATCGTATGAATCTCGCCTTTTGTTTTGAATATGCGTCCGGAGGTGAATTGGCTTCGGCCGAAGCCTAGAGTCTTATCTCTGCAAATCAGACGCCTAATGTTAAGTTGTGATTAAATTCTGTCGAAAAGTTGACGGCTGAATCATTTTTCACACAACTCGGCCGCCAGCCCGGGGTTTGGCGGTTTTACGCCGCCCCATCCGCCCCCGCTGCGCGGATCACAGCCACCACAACCTTGCCCTCTGCAGGCTATAGAATTGCCATGGTATGAGCGGACACCTTGTATTTCGCCGATCGATCCCAGGAGCGCGCGCATGTACAAACCGACCGCCTTTGAGCAGGAAATGCTGGAACTCATCAACCGCGCGCGGAGCGATCCGCAAGGTGAGTACGAAGCCCTGATCGGCACCGGCCCGGACGATACGGGTGTAACCCCCGAGATTGCCAACGCGGTGCGCTATTTCGGCGTCGATCTCGACGTCTTCCGCGCCCAGCTTGCGGATCTCGACGCGGTGGCGCCACTGGCGTGGGACGACGCGCTCAAGCGCGCGGCGCAGGGGCATTCCGAACAGATGATCGCGCAGGACACGCAATCGCACCGCCTGCCGGGCGAGGCGAGCCTTGGCGGCAGGCTCGACGCGGCCGGTTACGATGGCTGGCGGATCGTGTACGAAAACGTCTTTGCCTATACCGACGATCCGGTGCAGGGCCACGCGGGGTTCTACATCGACTGGGGCGCGGGCCCGCACGGCATTCAGGATCCCGCGGGCCACCGTATCGCGATCCTTCAGGAAAAGGTCAGCGATGTCGGGATTGCGGCCATCGCTGAAAACGATCCGGGCACCTCGGTCGGCCCCTGGGTCGTGACGCAGAATTTCGCCGCGCGTTTCAGTGAAATCCCGCAGCTGGTCGGCGTGGTGCTGGCGGATGCCGATGGCGACCGGTTCTACGACGCGGGCGAGGGATTGGGCGGGGTGCGCATCACCGCCACCAACGCGGCGGGCGAAAGCTTTGTCACCACCAGCTGGGACAGCGGCGGATACCAGATGGAACTGGCCCGCGGCGCCTATGACGTCACCTTCTCGGGCGGCGCGCTCGACGGGACGATCAGCGGGCGTGTGGTTGTCGAGACCGCGAACGTGAAACTCGATGGGTTTGCCGCCGATGCCCGCACGGCCGATCCGGTACCCGAACCCGATCCGACCCCCGATCCCGAACCTGCCGTCGATCCCGTCCCGGTCACCGAACGGATCGAGGGCACCGACGGCAACGACTGGCTGACCCCCGGCGCGGGCAACGATACGGTTCTGGGCGGCGCGGGCGAGGATATGGTCAGCTTCTTCGATCTGGCGCAGGCGGTCAGCGTCAATCTGGAAACCGGCATGGCCCTTTCGGGGGCGGACACCAAGACCCTCGACGGGATCGAGAACGTCACCGGATCGATCCACGGTGATCTGATACAGGGCGATGCGGGCGACAACCTGCTGCGGGGTCTGGGCAATTACGACTGGTTCGTCGGCTCGGACGGGCACGACATCTACGAGGGCGGATCGGGCCGCGACATGATCTCCTACGTGCTGTCGGACAGCGGTGTCACCGTCGATCTGGGTGCGGGCCGGGGTCTGGCCGGACAGGCGGCCGGCGACAGCTATCAAAGCATCGAGCGGGTCACCGGATCGATCTACAACGATCTGACCTACGGCTCGGACGGGGCCGATGATTTCCGCGGTCTTGGCGGCTACGACTGGTTCGTCGGCTCGGGCGGCGGCAAGGACCGCTACGACGGCGGATCCGGCTACGACACGGTGGCCTATTCACTCTCGGGTGCAGGTGTCACGGCCTCGCTGCTCAGCGGGCGCGGCAGCGCCGGCGATGCGGCGCGCGATCTCTATACCTCGATCGAACGCCTGACGGGATCGAGCTTTGACGACATCCTCATCGGCGACCACGGGCGCAACGAGTTGCGCGGGCTCTACGGCGAGGACGCGCTTTACGGCAACGGCGGGGTCGACCGGCTGACCGGCGGGGGATCGGACGACTACCTCGACGGGGGCGGCGGGTTCGACTATGCCCTCTTCGATCACGCGCGCGATGCCTATACGGTCAGCACCTTCGGTGCCACGACGACCGTCAGCTACAACGGCGCCGGCGGCGAAGGCACCGATACGCTGGTCAACATCGAGGCGCTGATCTTCGCGGACGATATCTTCTTTCTCTGAGCCACAGGGCGGGATTTATTTTCCCCAGATCTGGCGGCACCGCCGCGCTTGCGGTAGATCGGTGCCGGGCGCGGAGCAGGGTTTTCGCGATCCCGCCTCTGCGGTACAGATCGAAAAGGTTTTCAGACAGTGATTTATCCCACTCTTCTTTGCGGCGGATCCGGCACGCGGCTCTGGCCTCTGTCGCGCAAGTCATACCCCAAGCAATTTGCCAAGGTCATGGGCGACGAGAGCCTGTTCCAGGCCTCCGCGCGCCGGATGGCGGGGCCTGATTTCGAAGCCCCACTGATCGTCACCGGCGATGCTTACCGGTTCATCGTGACCGAGCAGCTTGCACAGGTCGAACAGGCCCCCGCAGGCATCCTGATTGAACCCGAGGGTCGCAATACCGCGCCCGCGGTGCTGGCCGCAGCGCTCTGGGCGGCGCAGCGCGACCCGCAGGCGCTGATGCTGGTGGCCCCTTCGGATCACGTGATCCCCGACAGCGACGGGTTTGCCCGCACGGTAACCGCGGCGGTGCCGCGCGCGCAGGCCGGTGATCTGGTCACTTTCGGGATCACCCCGACCCGCCCCGAAACCGGCTATGGCTATCTTGAACTTGCCCCGGGCGCGCAGGCGGATGCACAAAGCCCGCAACCGCTGACCCGTTTTGTCGAGAAACCCGATGCCGGGCGCGCCGAGACCATGCTGGCGGCGGGGAATTTCCTGTGGAACGCGGGCATCTTCCTGTTCACCGCCCGCGCGATGATCGACGCCTTCGAAACCCACGCCCCCGATACGCTCTCCGGCGTGCGCGCGGCCCTTGAGGATGCGCAATCCGATCTGGGGTTCACCCGCCTCGCCCCCGAACCATGGGCCCGATGCGCGGAGATCTCCATCGACTACGCGATCATGGAAAAAGCCTCCAATCTCGCGGTGATGCCCTACCACGGGGCCTGGTCCGATCTGGGCGGCTGGGACGCGGTGTGGATGGAAAGCAACCCCGACGCGGCAGGCAACGTCACCTCGCGCGGGGCCACGGCCATCGACTGCACCGACACGCTGCTGCGGTCGGAGGACGAGGGGCTGCAACTGGTGGGCATCGGTCTGGAAGACATGATCGCCATCGCCATGAAAGACGCGGTTCTGGTGGCCCCGAAATCGCAGGCCCAACGGGTCAAGGAAGCGGTGGCCGCGCTGAAGGAAAAAGGCGAAAGCCAAGCGGTGCAGCTGCCGCGCGACTACCGCCCCTGGGGCTGGTACGAAAGCCTCGTGATCGGGGGTCGGTTCCAGGTCAAGCGC
Coding sequences within:
- a CDS encoding CAP domain-containing protein, which translates into the protein MYKPTAFEQEMLELINRARSDPQGEYEALIGTGPDDTGVTPEIANAVRYFGVDLDVFRAQLADLDAVAPLAWDDALKRAAQGHSEQMIAQDTQSHRLPGEASLGGRLDAAGYDGWRIVYENVFAYTDDPVQGHAGFYIDWGAGPHGIQDPAGHRIAILQEKVSDVGIAAIAENDPGTSVGPWVVTQNFAARFSEIPQLVGVVLADADGDRFYDAGEGLGGVRITATNAAGESFVTTSWDSGGYQMELARGAYDVTFSGGALDGTISGRVVVETANVKLDGFAADARTADPVPEPDPTPDPEPAVDPVPVTERIEGTDGNDWLTPGAGNDTVLGGAGEDMVSFFDLAQAVSVNLETGMALSGADTKTLDGIENVTGSIHGDLIQGDAGDNLLRGLGNYDWFVGSDGHDIYEGGSGRDMISYVLSDSGVTVDLGAGRGLAGQAAGDSYQSIERVTGSIYNDLTYGSDGADDFRGLGGYDWFVGSGGGKDRYDGGSGYDTVAYSLSGAGVTASLLSGRGSAGDAARDLYTSIERLTGSSFDDILIGDHGRNELRGLYGEDALYGNGGVDRLTGGGSDDYLDGGGGFDYALFDHARDAYTVSTFGATTTVSYNGAGGEGTDTLVNIEALIFADDIFFL
- a CDS encoding mannose-1-phosphate guanylyltransferase/mannose-6-phosphate isomerase, translating into MIYPTLLCGGSGTRLWPLSRKSYPKQFAKVMGDESLFQASARRMAGPDFEAPLIVTGDAYRFIVTEQLAQVEQAPAGILIEPEGRNTAPAVLAAALWAAQRDPQALMLVAPSDHVIPDSDGFARTVTAAVPRAQAGDLVTFGITPTRPETGYGYLELAPGAQADAQSPQPLTRFVEKPDAGRAETMLAAGNFLWNAGIFLFTARAMIDAFETHAPDTLSGVRAALEDAQSDLGFTRLAPEPWARCAEISIDYAIMEKASNLAVMPYHGAWSDLGGWDAVWMESNPDAAGNVTSRGATAIDCTDTLLRSEDEGLQLVGIGLEDMIAIAMKDAVLVAPKSQAQRVKEAVAALKEKGESQAVQLPRDYRPWGWYESLVIGGRFQVKRIVVTPGASLSLQSHHHRSEHWIVVEGTARVTVDEEVKLISENQSVYIPLGAVHRMENPGKVPMVLIEVQTGSYLGEDDIIRYEDIYARG